The proteins below are encoded in one region of Nakamurella flava:
- a CDS encoding dienelactone hydrolase family protein, which yields MTELSGAHADLLATVPEPTDFTVETADVDYRQDGSALRGYLARPSAGANGVGVLIVHDWFGVADTAIMRAQMLARLGYVAFAADIFGADTRPTPEQAPEVAGSFYGDPDLTRARAAAGLEQLLAQPGVDRHRVVVIGYCFGGFVALELARTGADVAGTVTFHGSLKSDRPQEARNIRGKVLVLTGSNDPIVPDEEIADFVAAMRDGQVADWQVHLYSGVQHAFTVPGSNHPPAVYDATADRRSWAALLDFLGEFD from the coding sequence ATGACCGAACTCTCCGGCGCCCATGCCGACCTGCTGGCCACCGTGCCCGAGCCGACGGACTTCACCGTCGAGACCGCCGACGTCGACTACCGGCAGGACGGGTCCGCGCTGCGTGGCTATCTCGCCCGGCCCTCGGCGGGGGCGAACGGCGTCGGTGTGCTGATCGTGCACGACTGGTTCGGGGTGGCCGACACCGCGATCATGCGGGCGCAGATGCTGGCCCGGCTCGGCTACGTCGCGTTCGCTGCCGACATCTTCGGCGCCGACACCCGCCCCACCCCGGAGCAGGCGCCGGAGGTGGCCGGGAGCTTCTACGGCGACCCGGACCTCACCCGCGCCCGGGCGGCCGCGGGGTTGGAGCAGCTGCTCGCGCAGCCCGGGGTCGATCGTCACCGCGTCGTCGTGATCGGTTACTGCTTCGGCGGTTTCGTCGCACTGGAGCTGGCTCGCACCGGCGCGGACGTCGCCGGGACGGTCACCTTCCACGGTTCGCTGAAATCCGACCGACCGCAGGAAGCGCGCAACATCCGCGGCAAGGTGCTGGTGCTGACCGGGTCGAACGACCCCATCGTGCCGGACGAGGAGATCGCCGACTTCGTCGCCGCGATGCGGGACGGACAGGTGGCGGACTGGCAGGTCCATCTCTACAGCGGCGTGCAGCACGCCTTCACCGTCCCCGGGTCGAACCACCCGCCGGCGGTCTACGACGCCACCGCCGACCGGCGGTCCTGGGCGGCGCTGCTCGACTTCCTGGGGGAGTTCGACTGA
- the hemW gene encoding radical SAM family heme chaperone HemW, producing MPSALPDGDPVPSDGSLPPSAADGLTARSLSLYVHVPFCATRCGYCDFNTYTAGELGTDASPQSWLNAVRAETALAARTLADLGDDRPVTTVFVGGGTPSLLGSQGLPAVMDAVRDHFTLAEGAEVTTEANPESTGPELLDALLAAGFTRLSLGLQSTSTSVLRILDRTHTPGRALDVVTQARAAGFGHVNLDLIYGTPGETDADFTASLRAAATSGADHVSAYSLIVEPGTRLARQVRTGVLPTPDEDVLADRYLLAERELTAAGFTWYEVSNWARTPDARCRHNLAYWTGQDWWGLGPGAHSHVGGVRWWNVKHPAAYAAALAAGRSPGHAREVLDADQRSTEDVLLRLRLADGLPLHRLDPAGRDTARDAAERGLLDRGALHDGVARLTLEGRLLADGIAVDLLG from the coding sequence GTGCCTTCCGCTCTTCCCGACGGGGATCCCGTCCCGTCCGACGGCTCGCTGCCACCGTCCGCGGCCGACGGACTGACCGCCCGCAGCCTGTCCCTCTACGTGCACGTGCCCTTCTGTGCGACGCGCTGCGGCTACTGCGACTTCAACACCTACACCGCCGGCGAACTCGGCACCGATGCGTCCCCGCAATCCTGGCTGAACGCCGTCCGGGCTGAGACCGCGCTCGCGGCACGGACTCTCGCCGACCTGGGCGACGACCGTCCGGTCACGACGGTGTTCGTGGGCGGCGGGACGCCCTCCCTCCTGGGGTCCCAGGGACTGCCCGCGGTGATGGACGCCGTCCGCGACCACTTCACCCTGGCCGAGGGCGCCGAGGTCACCACCGAAGCCAACCCGGAGTCCACCGGTCCCGAGCTGCTCGACGCCCTGCTGGCCGCCGGCTTCACCCGGCTGTCCCTCGGTCTGCAGTCCACGTCGACGTCCGTGTTGCGCATCCTCGACCGCACCCACACCCCCGGCCGCGCCCTCGACGTGGTCACGCAGGCCCGGGCCGCCGGGTTCGGGCACGTCAACCTCGACCTCATCTACGGCACGCCGGGGGAGACCGACGCCGACTTCACCGCCTCGCTCCGGGCCGCCGCGACCAGCGGCGCCGACCACGTGTCGGCCTACTCGCTCATCGTCGAACCGGGCACCCGGCTGGCCCGGCAGGTACGCACCGGGGTGCTGCCCACCCCTGACGAGGACGTGCTCGCCGACCGGTACCTGCTCGCCGAACGCGAGCTGACCGCCGCCGGGTTCACCTGGTACGAGGTGTCGAACTGGGCCCGCACCCCGGACGCCCGATGCCGCCACAACCTGGCCTATTGGACCGGCCAGGACTGGTGGGGCCTCGGGCCCGGCGCCCACTCCCACGTCGGCGGGGTCCGGTGGTGGAACGTCAAGCACCCGGCCGCCTACGCGGCCGCGCTGGCCGCCGGCCGCTCACCCGGGCACGCCCGGGAGGTGCTGGACGCCGACCAGCGCAGCACCGAGGACGTGCTGCTGCGCCTGCGCCTGGCCGACGGACTACCGCTCCACCGGCTCGACCCGGCCGGCCGGGACACCGCTCGCGACGCCGCCGAGCGGGGGCTGCTCGACCGGGGCGCCCTGCACGACGGGGTGGCACGGTTGACCCTGGAGGGCCGGCTCCTTGCCGACGGCATCGCCGTGGATCTGCTCGGTTGA
- the ybeY gene encoding rRNA maturation RNase YbeY, protein MSIEVANESGVAVDEVSLISVARFALDEMGINPLAELSVLLLDVEAMTELHVKWMGEDGPTDVMSFPMDELETARRPDEAGPGPALLGDIVLCPAVAAPQAASAGHALDDELHLLTVHGVLHLLGYDHAEPAEEREMFRLQNELLDRWRDRRAAQARRSRLADVDAAVLDAVGWTDSGADGPAVQGGGSGTAPGQAPGRG, encoded by the coding sequence ATGAGCATCGAGGTCGCCAACGAATCCGGGGTGGCCGTCGACGAGGTGTCGCTGATCTCGGTCGCCCGGTTCGCCCTCGACGAAATGGGCATCAATCCGCTCGCCGAATTGTCGGTGCTGCTGCTCGACGTCGAGGCGATGACCGAGCTGCACGTCAAATGGATGGGTGAAGACGGCCCGACCGACGTGATGAGCTTCCCGATGGACGAGCTGGAGACGGCCCGCCGACCCGACGAGGCCGGCCCGGGGCCGGCCCTGCTGGGCGACATCGTGCTGTGTCCGGCGGTCGCCGCTCCGCAGGCCGCCAGCGCCGGGCACGCGCTCGACGACGAGCTCCACCTGCTGACCGTGCACGGCGTGCTGCACCTGCTCGGGTACGACCACGCGGAACCGGCCGAGGAGCGGGAGATGTTCCGCCTGCAGAACGAACTGCTGGACCGATGGCGCGACCGGCGCGCGGCCCAGGCCCGACGGTCCCGGCTGGCCGACGTCGACGCCGCGGTGCTCGACGCCGTGGGCTGGACCGACAGCGGCGCCGACGGCCCCGCGGTCCAGGGCGGCGGCTCCGGGACGGCTCCGGGCCAGGCTCCCGGCCGGGGCTGA
- a CDS encoding 16S rRNA (uracil(1498)-N(3))-methyltransferase, with protein sequence MGEAFFLVDRLPAAGSFRLTGPEGRHAATVRRVRPGETVLLTDGLGRNAVATVVGTGKSEVELDVAAATTVPAPAVRVTLVQALPKGERGELAVELATEAGIDAIVPWSARRCVTRWSPERAPKGLARWTATAREAAKQSRRSWVPPVRPVASTREVAGLLAAADAALVLHESATDPLTAVPLPAAGEVVLVVGPEGGVDDDELAAFTAAGARAVRLGPQVLRTSTAGAVALGALGVLTDRWTQVDA encoded by the coding sequence GTGGGTGAGGCGTTCTTCCTCGTCGACCGACTGCCCGCCGCCGGGTCGTTCCGGTTGACCGGGCCGGAGGGGCGGCACGCGGCCACGGTGCGGCGGGTGCGGCCCGGTGAGACGGTGCTGCTGACCGATGGTCTCGGCCGGAACGCGGTGGCGACCGTGGTCGGTACCGGAAAGTCAGAGGTCGAGCTGGACGTCGCCGCGGCGACGACCGTCCCGGCACCGGCCGTCCGGGTCACGCTGGTGCAGGCCCTGCCCAAGGGCGAACGCGGCGAACTCGCCGTCGAGCTGGCGACGGAGGCCGGCATCGACGCGATCGTGCCGTGGTCGGCCCGCCGCTGTGTGACCCGCTGGTCACCGGAGCGCGCACCCAAGGGGCTGGCCCGGTGGACGGCGACGGCCCGGGAGGCCGCCAAGCAGTCCCGGCGGTCCTGGGTGCCCCCGGTGCGGCCGGTCGCGTCCACCCGCGAGGTGGCCGGGCTTCTGGCCGCCGCCGATGCGGCTCTGGTGCTGCACGAATCGGCCACCGACCCCCTGACCGCCGTGCCGCTGCCTGCGGCTGGCGAAGTGGTGCTGGTCGTCGGCCCGGAAGGCGGCGTCGACGACGACGAGCTGGCTGCGTTCACGGCCGCCGGCGCCCGCGCCGTCCGATTGGGTCCGCAGGTGCTGCGCACTTCGACGGCCGGGGCGGTGGCCCTCGGCGCGCTGGGCGTGCTGACCGACCGGTGGACGCAGGTGGACGCATGA
- the dnaJ gene encoding molecular chaperone DnaJ, which produces MARDYYGLLGVSKGASADEIKRAYRKLARELHPDVNPDPAAQQRFKDVTAAYEVLSDPAKRQVVDLGGDPLSPGGGAGGPGGGMGDPFGGMGLGDIMDAFFGGGGGGGRGRGPRSRVRQGEDALIPVELTLEECATGVAKDLTVDTAALCSLCHGNGCAPGTSTATCDTCKGAGEIQQIQRSLLGQVVTSRACPVCRGFGEVIPEPCRQCSGDGRVRTRRTVRANIPAGVGDGIRVRLAGQGEVGPGGGAPGDLYVEVTEQAHERFTRDGIDLHCTVQLPMTAAALGTSLGLQTLQSVEDIDIQPGTQSGTVLTLRNQGMPRLRGTGNGNLHVHLEVVTPNRVDGRQAELLRELAQLRGEEQPELSARAHGGFFSRIRDSFAGR; this is translated from the coding sequence GTGGCACGCGACTATTACGGCCTGCTCGGGGTGTCCAAGGGCGCCTCGGCCGACGAGATCAAGCGCGCCTACCGCAAGCTGGCCCGCGAGCTCCATCCGGACGTCAACCCGGACCCGGCCGCCCAGCAGCGGTTCAAGGACGTGACCGCGGCCTACGAGGTGCTCTCCGACCCGGCCAAGCGGCAGGTCGTCGACCTAGGCGGCGACCCGCTGTCCCCCGGCGGCGGGGCCGGTGGCCCCGGCGGCGGGATGGGCGACCCGTTCGGTGGCATGGGCCTGGGCGACATCATGGACGCTTTCTTCGGCGGGGGCGGCGGAGGTGGTCGCGGACGCGGCCCGCGCTCCCGCGTCCGGCAGGGCGAGGACGCGCTGATCCCCGTCGAGCTGACCCTGGAGGAGTGCGCGACCGGGGTGGCCAAGGACCTCACCGTCGACACCGCGGCACTCTGCTCGCTGTGTCACGGCAACGGCTGCGCCCCCGGGACCAGCACCGCCACCTGTGACACCTGCAAGGGTGCCGGCGAGATCCAGCAGATCCAGCGGTCGTTGCTCGGCCAGGTCGTGACGTCCCGCGCCTGCCCGGTCTGCCGCGGTTTCGGCGAGGTCATCCCGGAGCCGTGTCGGCAGTGTTCCGGCGACGGCCGGGTCCGCACCCGCCGCACCGTCCGCGCCAACATCCCCGCCGGGGTCGGTGACGGCATCCGCGTCCGGCTGGCCGGTCAGGGCGAGGTCGGCCCCGGCGGCGGTGCGCCGGGCGACCTGTACGTCGAGGTCACCGAGCAGGCGCACGAGCGGTTCACCCGCGACGGGATCGACCTGCACTGCACCGTGCAACTGCCCATGACGGCGGCCGCGCTCGGCACCTCGCTCGGTCTGCAGACCCTGCAGTCGGTGGAGGACATCGACATCCAGCCCGGCACCCAGTCCGGCACCGTGCTGACCCTGCGCAACCAGGGCATGCCCCGGCTGCGCGGCACCGGGAACGGCAATCTGCACGTGCACCTGGAGGTCGTCACCCCGAACCGGGTGGACGGTCGGCAGGCCGAACTGCTGCGCGAACTGGCCCAGCTGCGGGGCGAGGAGCAGCCCGAGCTGTCAGCCCGGGCGCACGGCGGGTTCTTCTCGCGCATCCGCGATTCCTTCGCCGGTCGTTGA
- a CDS encoding type II toxin-antitoxin system VapB family antitoxin — protein sequence MIFRDVRDGRPYPDHGFTTRDWSRLPPRQVRMDELITTKRVLHLDTLLDEDSTFYGDLFPHVVRWRGELFLEDGLHRALRSALQQRFVMHVRVLDLDPLYPVPGPPPVN from the coding sequence ATGATCTTCCGCGACGTCCGGGACGGCCGCCCGTATCCCGATCACGGGTTCACGACCCGGGACTGGTCACGGCTGCCCCCACGCCAGGTGCGGATGGACGAACTGATCACCACCAAACGCGTGCTGCACCTGGACACCCTGCTCGACGAGGACTCGACCTTCTACGGCGACCTGTTCCCGCACGTGGTGCGCTGGCGGGGCGAGCTGTTCCTGGAGGACGGCCTGCACCGCGCGCTGCGGTCGGCCCTGCAGCAGCGGTTCGTGATGCACGTGCGGGTGCTGGACCTCGACCCGCTCTACCCGGTGCCCGGCCCGCCCCCGGTCAACTGA
- a CDS encoding histidine triad nucleotide-binding protein, which produces MTTNSDCLFCGIVTGRIPADLVARGERAVAFRDINPQAPTHVLVVPADHYENAAELAAADPEMLAEVFTVADDVARAEGLTESGYRGVLNTGAGVGQSVFHAHLHVLGGRPMGWPPG; this is translated from the coding sequence ATGACCACCAACTCCGACTGCCTGTTCTGCGGCATCGTGACCGGTCGGATCCCGGCCGACCTGGTCGCCCGCGGCGAACGGGCCGTCGCCTTCCGGGACATCAATCCGCAGGCGCCGACCCACGTGCTGGTCGTGCCGGCCGACCACTACGAGAACGCGGCCGAGCTGGCGGCGGCCGACCCCGAGATGCTCGCCGAGGTCTTCACCGTCGCCGACGACGTGGCCCGGGCCGAAGGACTGACCGAGAGCGGTTACCGGGGCGTGCTGAACACCGGGGCCGGGGTGGGGCAGTCGGTGTTCCACGCCCACCTGCACGTGCTCGGCGGACGCCCCATGGGCTGGCCGCCCGGGTGA
- the hrcA gene encoding heat-inducible transcriptional repressor HrcA, protein MTADDRRFEVLRAIVSDYVATREPVGSKSLVERHSLGVSPATIRNDMAVLEDEGYIAQPHTSAGRIPTDKGYRLFVDRLSQVKPLSSGERRAIQGFLSEGVDLDDVLRRSVRLLAQLTRQVAVVQYPTLTRSRVRHIEAVALTPSRLLLVVITDTGRVEQRMVELEDDVSDADLAAFRALLAAEVAGRTMPEAAAAVSELVTSAAPDVRSMIASSVAVLLDTLVDQPEERLVLSGTSHATGAWSDSPASLQGVLEALDEQVTLLKLLAALQTPDALVVSIGAENVDHNLSTSALVSAGYGRGNTVMGGLAVVGPTRMDYPGTMAAVRAVARYVGEIVSGR, encoded by the coding sequence ATGACGGCCGACGACCGCCGGTTCGAGGTGTTGCGGGCCATCGTCTCCGACTACGTCGCCACCCGGGAGCCCGTCGGCTCCAAGTCGCTCGTCGAACGGCACTCCCTCGGGGTGTCCCCGGCGACCATCCGCAACGACATGGCCGTCCTGGAGGACGAGGGCTACATCGCCCAGCCGCACACTTCGGCCGGCCGCATCCCCACCGACAAGGGCTACCGTCTGTTCGTCGACCGTCTCTCGCAGGTCAAGCCCCTCAGCTCCGGGGAACGCCGCGCCATCCAGGGCTTTTTGTCCGAGGGCGTCGACCTGGACGACGTGCTGCGCCGGTCGGTGCGCCTGCTCGCCCAGCTCACCCGTCAGGTCGCCGTCGTCCAGTACCCGACGCTGACCCGGTCCCGGGTCCGGCACATCGAGGCCGTCGCCCTGACCCCCAGCCGTCTGCTGCTGGTCGTCATCACCGACACCGGCCGGGTCGAGCAGCGGATGGTCGAGCTGGAGGACGACGTCAGCGACGCCGACCTCGCCGCCTTCCGGGCCCTGCTGGCCGCCGAGGTCGCTGGTCGCACGATGCCCGAGGCCGCGGCGGCGGTGTCCGAACTGGTCACGTCCGCCGCACCGGATGTCCGCTCGATGATCGCCTCGTCCGTGGCCGTCCTGCTGGACACCCTCGTCGATCAACCCGAGGAACGGCTCGTCCTGTCCGGGACGTCCCACGCGACCGGGGCCTGGTCCGATTCGCCGGCCAGCCTTCAGGGCGTGCTCGAGGCCCTCGACGAGCAGGTCACCCTGCTCAAGCTGCTGGCCGCGTTGCAGACCCCGGACGCGCTCGTGGTGTCCATCGGCGCCGAGAACGTCGACCACAACCTCTCCACGTCGGCCCTGGTGTCGGCCGGCTACGGCCGGGGCAACACGGTGATGGGCGGCCTGGCCGTGGTCGGTCCGACCCGCATGGACTATCCAGGCACGATGGCCGCGGTCCGGGCGGTCGCCCGATACGTCGGGGAGATCGTCTCGGGCCGGTGA
- a CDS encoding alpha/beta hydrolase family protein, whose protein sequence is MRRDEHTWSYGPHPSQTVQLYLPTGTHIPVAVVIHGGYWRARYGAELAEPLGRDLTRYGVGAAVIEYRRVGEGGGWPTTLADVARAVDSLAFFGQQAAEGRLLLDRVAAVGHSAGGHLAGWLAHRRSLRWGTAGSAGPGEPHVPVVGAVAQAGLLDLVSAADENLGDGAVVAMMEGAPRSMPQRYHHASPMAHVGDGGRVVAVHGDADDTVPLSQSERYVAAAQHAGDPARLIVLPGVGHMEMIDPDHHAWSVCREQLLRMV, encoded by the coding sequence ATGAGGCGGGACGAGCACACCTGGTCCTACGGTCCGCACCCCAGCCAGACCGTCCAGCTGTACCTGCCCACCGGGACGCACATCCCGGTCGCGGTGGTGATCCACGGCGGGTACTGGCGGGCCCGCTACGGCGCGGAGCTGGCCGAACCCCTCGGACGCGATCTCACCCGGTACGGCGTCGGGGCCGCCGTGATCGAGTACCGGCGCGTCGGCGAAGGGGGCGGCTGGCCGACCACGCTGGCCGATGTCGCGCGCGCCGTCGACTCCTTGGCCTTCTTCGGCCAGCAGGCCGCGGAGGGGCGGCTGCTGCTCGACCGCGTCGCCGCCGTCGGGCACTCGGCCGGTGGTCATCTCGCCGGTTGGCTGGCCCATCGCCGGTCGTTGCGGTGGGGGACGGCCGGATCGGCCGGTCCCGGGGAGCCGCACGTCCCGGTCGTCGGGGCGGTCGCCCAGGCCGGCCTGCTGGACCTGGTGTCTGCGGCCGACGAGAACCTCGGCGACGGCGCCGTGGTGGCCATGATGGAGGGCGCGCCGCGCTCGATGCCGCAGCGCTACCACCACGCCTCGCCGATGGCCCACGTCGGCGACGGCGGCCGGGTCGTCGCCGTCCACGGCGACGCCGACGACACCGTGCCGCTCTCGCAGTCCGAGCGGTACGTGGCCGCCGCGCAGCACGCCGGTGACCCGGCGCGGCTGATCGTGCTGCCCGGAGTGGGGCACATGGAGATGATCGACCCGGACCATCACGCCTGGTCGGTGTGCCGGGAGCAGCTGCTCCGCATGGTGTGA
- a CDS encoding TetR/AcrR family transcriptional regulator, which produces MARPRSFDPATVIARARDAFVAGGYRGTSVDDLLTATGLARASLYQAFGSKRGLFMAALTRGSDEPVDLDLLMVALMDLAADDAEIRSIAGALVDQLGPDAAERLGVRLLGRGLVTTLPPVRKDPS; this is translated from the coding sequence ATGGCCCGACCCCGCTCCTTCGACCCGGCGACGGTGATCGCCCGAGCGAGGGATGCATTCGTCGCCGGCGGGTACCGCGGCACCTCGGTGGACGACCTCCTGACCGCGACCGGGCTGGCCCGGGCCAGCCTCTATCAGGCCTTCGGCAGCAAGCGGGGCCTGTTCATGGCCGCCCTGACCCGAGGGTCGGACGAACCGGTCGACCTCGACCTGCTGATGGTCGCCCTGATGGACCTGGCGGCCGACGACGCCGAGATCCGTTCGATCGCAGGAGCTCTCGTGGATCAGCTGGGCCCGGATGCGGCCGAACGACTGGGTGTCCGCCTGCTCGGCCGCGGACTGGTCACCACACTTCCACCCGTTCGAAAGGACCCGTCATGA
- a CDS encoding PhzF family phenazine biosynthesis protein, producing MQLPLVQIDAFADAPFTGNPAAVMVLPHWLPDTLLQQLAEENNLSETAFLVDRLPVDVTAPEPGEPSYHLRWFTPAIEVTLCGHATLASAAHLFTDRHPSATRLWFHSLSGWLTVRRDPADPGRLELDFPADDLGPTAADDAMLAALGLTSDDVEATFQSLDLVIVVRRAEQVAALTPDHTALARLDQRGVIVTAPGSSTGDDGPDFVSRWFGCGAGVGEDPVTGSAHSQIAPYWASRLGRDTLSARQLSRRGGNLRCTVVGDRVRIAGRFRRYLDGTVHLPDELADASIS from the coding sequence GTGCAGCTGCCCCTGGTCCAGATCGACGCCTTCGCCGACGCCCCGTTCACCGGTAATCCGGCCGCGGTCATGGTGCTGCCGCACTGGCTGCCCGACACCCTGCTGCAGCAGCTGGCGGAGGAGAACAACCTGTCGGAAACGGCGTTCCTGGTCGACCGGCTGCCGGTCGACGTCACCGCGCCGGAACCGGGAGAACCCAGCTACCACCTGCGCTGGTTCACCCCGGCCATCGAGGTGACGTTGTGCGGGCACGCCACCCTGGCGTCCGCGGCCCACCTCTTCACCGACCGGCATCCGTCCGCGACCCGCCTGTGGTTCCACAGCCTGTCCGGCTGGCTCACCGTCCGCCGCGACCCCGCCGACCCCGGTCGACTGGAACTGGACTTCCCGGCCGACGACCTGGGCCCCACCGCGGCGGACGACGCGATGCTGGCCGCGCTCGGCCTCACCTCCGACGATGTCGAGGCAACGTTCCAGTCCCTGGACCTGGTCATCGTGGTCCGCCGGGCCGAGCAGGTCGCGGCCCTGACCCCGGACCACACCGCGCTGGCGCGGCTCGACCAGCGGGGCGTCATCGTCACCGCCCCCGGGTCGTCGACGGGTGACGACGGGCCGGACTTCGTGTCGCGGTGGTTCGGCTGTGGCGCGGGCGTGGGGGAGGACCCGGTGACCGGTTCGGCCCACAGTCAGATCGCGCCCTACTGGGCCTCCCGGCTGGGACGGGACACGTTGTCCGCCCGGCAGCTGTCCCGCCGCGGCGGCAATCTGCGCTGCACCGTGGTCGGCGATCGGGTCCGCATCGCCGGTCGGTTCCGTCGCTATCTGGACGGCACCGTCCACCTGCCGGACGAGCTGGCCGACGCCTCGATCAGTTGA
- a CDS encoding PhoH family protein, with protein sequence MVVADERAMMGLLGSADLLLRQLEERLDADVHVRGNRVTLRGTPSQVAFAERTIRELLALQESGSVITPDAVRRTIDMLTDTASAGAGDAAPATGTAGESPSEVLGLNIISRRGRTIRPKTLNQKRYVDAIDQHTIVFGIGPAGTGKTYLAMAKAVQSLQTKQVNRIILTRPAVEAGERLGFLPGTLSDKIDPYLRPLYDALHDMIDPESIPRLMAAGTIEVAPLAYMRGRTLNDAFIILDEAQNTTPEQMKMFLTRLGFGSKIVVTGDVTQVDLPGGQRSGLQVVREILNDVDDVAFPQLTSSDVVRHRLVGRIVDAYEKWDSEHAVPAPDGQNRHLGTRPTGGKGKR encoded by the coding sequence CTGGTGGTGGCCGACGAGCGCGCCATGATGGGGCTGCTCGGCTCGGCCGACCTGCTGCTGCGGCAGCTGGAGGAGCGCCTGGACGCCGACGTCCACGTGCGCGGCAACCGCGTCACGCTGCGCGGCACCCCGAGCCAGGTCGCGTTCGCCGAGCGGACCATCCGCGAACTCCTCGCCCTGCAGGAGTCGGGGTCGGTGATCACCCCGGACGCCGTGCGTCGCACCATCGACATGCTGACCGACACCGCGTCGGCCGGGGCCGGCGACGCCGCTCCGGCCACCGGCACGGCCGGGGAGTCGCCCAGCGAGGTGCTCGGCCTCAACATCATCAGCCGGCGGGGCCGCACCATCCGGCCCAAGACGCTGAACCAGAAGCGCTATGTCGACGCCATCGACCAGCACACCATCGTCTTCGGCATCGGCCCGGCCGGTACCGGCAAGACGTACCTGGCCATGGCCAAGGCCGTGCAGTCGCTGCAGACCAAGCAGGTCAACCGGATCATCCTGACCCGCCCGGCGGTCGAGGCGGGAGAGCGGCTCGGATTCCTGCCCGGCACCCTGTCGGACAAGATCGACCCTTATCTGCGCCCCCTCTACGACGCCCTCCACGACATGATCGACCCGGAATCCATTCCGCGATTGATGGCCGCCGGAACCATTGAAGTGGCGCCATTGGCCTATATGCGTGGCCGCACTCTGAATGATGCCTTCATCATTCTCGATGAGGCCCAGAACACCACTCCGGAACAAATGAAGATGTTTTTGACCCGGCTCGGATTCGGGTCGAAGATCGTCGTCACCGGTGACGTCACCCAGGTCGACCTGCCCGGCGGGCAGCGGTCCGGTCTGCAGGTGGTCCGGGAGATCCTCAACGACGTCGACGACGTGGCCTTCCCGCAGTTGACCTCGTCCGACGTGGTCCGGCACCGCCTGGTGGGCCGGATCGTCGACGCCTACGAGAAGTGGGATTCCGAGCACGCGGTCCCGGCGCCGGACGGGCAGAACCGGCACCTGGGTACCCGCCCCACCGGCGGGAAGGGCAAGCGATGA